The genomic DNA CAAACTTTCGTTACTGCataatatgttaatttaacaattaagctattaaatatctttaaatattttttattgttatcaaaaacaataacaaataaccTTTGTTATCCTCCGTTACTATTTAGGAGGAGACCGCCCCAGTCAAACTatcaagtttaaaatgacatataattaaatatttatattattaattattagaaaattaatattaaacaaatgGTATTTCACatatcaaaaaatattaaataaatttaatatttaaaaaccatttattctttataatttaatatctCTTGTCGTTAATAAACTATAGTAAAGCTTCATAGGGTCTTTCTGTCCTTGTGTAAATAGTCCGTATCTTCACAGacattattatttcattgaatttttttttaaGACAGTGTTCAAATCGTTACGCCTTTCATGCGGGCCGGAACTTACCCGGCAAGGGGTTACGCTACCTTAGGACcgttaaaaaaatacagcCGTCGTTTATACTAGAgcttataaaaatatataatactaatattttttgttaacTTACTAGCACTGGACAGGCATCAGCTTTTATACATCATCATTAAATTTTGCAAAAGCCTGTGTTTTTGATAAACAGTCGTTTGAACCTAGTATTTTACACTATATAGTATTCCTTATCCCAAAGTTACGGAATCATTTTGCCTAGTTCcttaaaaaaaatttattcatCCCCTCGGTATATTTTCTACCTATTCACTTGTTTCAGATTTAATAcgaatataattaaataatttattaaaataagtatttataatttaatattataaaaaataatattaaaaacttaatataaaaattttaatatatttaatatagattattaataaatattattattaatttttcatcaaataaactaaacatttatttttagactTCGACTAACCCTATTTGATTAACTCATATAATAGGAAATCTATAAACAATCGGGGTATTAGATTCTTATCTAATATTACATTACTTAAATCGGCATTATCACtttcatttataattttttgtttatatttaaatataaactatatttaataaataaaacgcTCTCTtactaaataaatataaaaaatatttattttacaaatttggttatataatttagtctatattattttagatgtttaaaaatatatactaatGAGCTTTAACGCACTCCTTAGATAATAGCTGCTTTGAAgcttatattttaatttgtgttaataattaaactaTCTTTaactaaatatattttttaagaCCTTATTAAATAATCTGGGCTGTTTCCCTTTTGACTATAAAGCTTAACCCTAATAGTctcaatttaatattttataaattattaaatattttaaaaaataaaataaataataaaacaataaattcacagtttattaaataaaatataataactataaaaattattatattataatatagaGCTAtacattttgtttttaatataaatctgTACCTAAATACATTTCAGAGAGAATCAGCTAGCTCCAAATTCGATTAGCATTTCACCTCTAATTACATTTCATCCAATAATTTTGCAATATTAACTGGTTCGaacattatattattaatacaatttCTGAACATAATTAGATCATTTGGGTTCGGATCTATAATTACTAAACATTAAatagtttttatataattaaaactCGCTTTAACTCTTattacaataaattttaataaatttattaattaataattataactCACCGACTCATTCTTCAACAAgcatttaattaaattatatttcaaattttaattaaataaacttaataaaatttaaaatttcatGTTCTTTTcacttttttattcaaaaatcTATTTCACCTTTCTCTCACGATACTAGTTTtctataaaattttatattatttaaaattttttaagaTGGTTctaacaaaataaaatcaaataaattgaaaatttactttacatattaaaaatttaatattatatctaacataaagttaaatatacaaaatttcTTTTCACTCGCCGTTACTAAGAAAATCGTTGTtacattataattattttagtaCTAAGATGATTCAGTTCCTAAAATAATCTTATTCTTATACAAAGTATaagaaatattaaaaatgtcaaACATATTCAGtttctttatattttatttaaaaatataaattttcgTATAAAATACGACTTTCTTcgattataaaattatagaaattcattttaaattttaatttaaaataaaatattttaaatttaacgGAAATAAACAGATTAAAACTgttatcaatttatttttaaataaattattttataattaaactaTATTCCcaaaattaacatattgttaaaatctttaatattttattatttNNNNNNNNNNNNNNNNNNNNNNNNNNNNNNNNNNNNNNNNNNNNNNNNNNNNNNNNNNNNNNNNNNNNNNNNNNNNNNNNNNNNNNNNNNNNNNNNNNNNNNNNNNNNNNNNNNNNNNNNNNNNNNNNNNNNNNNNNNNNNNNNNNNNNNNNNNNNNNNNNNNNNNNNNNNNNNNNNNNNNNNNNNNNNNNNNNNNNNNNNNNNNNNNNNNNNNNNNNNNNNNNNNNNNNNNNNNNNNNNNNNNNNNNNNNNNNNNNNNNNNNNNNNNNNNNNNNNNNNNNNNNNNNNNNNNNNNNNNNNNNNNNNNNNNNNNNNNNNNNNNNNNNNNNNNNNNNNNNNNNNNNNNNNNNNNNNNNNNNNNNNNNNNNNNNNNNNNNNNNNNNNNNNNNNNNNNNNNNNNNNNNNNNNNNNNNNNNNNNNNNNNNNNNNNNNNNNNNNNNNNNNNNNNNNNNNNNNNNNNNNNNNNNNNNNNNNNNNNNNNNNNNNNNNNNNNNNNNNNNNNNNNNNNNNNNNNNNNNNNNNNNNNNNNNNNNNNNNNNNNNNNNNNNNNNNNNNNNNNNNNNNNNNNNNNNNNNNNNNNNNNNNNNNNNNNNNNNNNNNNNNNNNNNNNNNNNNNNNNNNNNNNNNNNNNNNNNNNNNNNNNNNNNNNNNNNNNNNNNNNNNNNNNNNNNNNNNNNNNNNNNNNNNNNNNNNNNNNNNNNNNNNNNNNNNNNNNNNNNNNNNNNNNNNNNNNNNNNNNNNNNNNNNNNNNNNNNNNNNNNNNNNNNNNNNNNNNNNNNNNNNNNNNNNNNNNNNNNNNNNNNNNNNNNNNNNNNNNNNNNNNNNNNNNNNNNNNNNNNNNNNNNNNNNNNNNNNNNNNNNNNNNNNNNNNNNNNNNNNNNNNNNNNNNNNNNNNNNNNNNNNNNNNNNNNNNNNNNNNNNNNNNNNNNNNNNNNNNNNNNNNNNNNNNNNNNNNNNNNNNNNNNNNNNNNNNNNNNNNNNNNNNNNNNNNNNNNNNNNNNNNNNNNNNNNNNNNNNNNNNNNNNNNNNNNNNNNNNNNNNNNNNNNNNNNNNNNNNNNNNNNNNNNNNNNNNNNNNNNNNNNNNNNNNNNNNNNNNNNNNNNNNNNNNNNNNNNNNNNNNNNNNNNNNNNNNNNNNNNNNNNNNNNNNNNNNNNNNNNNNNNNNNNNNNNNNNNNNNNNNNNNNNNNNNNNNNNNNNNNNNNNNNNNNNNNNNNNNNNNNNNNNNNNNNNNNNNNNNNNNNNNNNNNNNNNNNNNNNNNNNNNNNNNNNNNNNNNNNNNNNNNNNNNNNNNNNNNNNNNNNNNNNNNNNNNNNNNNNNNNNNNNNNNNNNNNNNNNNNNNNNNNNNNNNNNNNNNNNNNNNNNNNNNNNNNNNNNNNNNNNNNNNNNNNNNNNNNNNNNNNNNNNNNNNNNNNNNNNNNNNNNNNNNNNNNNNNNNNNNNNNNNNNNNNNNNNNNNNNNNNNNNNNNNNNNNNNNNNNNNNNNNNNNNNNNNNNNNNNNNNNNNNNNNNNNNNNNNNNNNNNNNNNNNNNNNNNNNNNNNNNNNNNNNNNNNNNNNNNNNNNNNNNNNNNNNNNNNNNNNNNNNNNNNNNNNNNNNNNNNNNNNNNNNNNNNNNNNNNNNNNNNNNNNNNNNNNNNNNNNNNNNNNNNNNNNNNNNNNNNNNNNNNNNNNNNNNNNNNNNNNNNNNNNNNNNNNNNNNNNNNNNNNNNNNNNNNNNNNNNNNNNNNNNNNNNNNNNNNNNNNNNNNNNNNNNNNNNNNNNNNNNNNNNNNNNNNNNNNNNNNNNNNNNNNNNNNNNNNNNNNNNNNNNNNNNNNNNNNNNNNNNNNNNNNNNNNNNNNNNNNNNNNNNNNNNNNNNNNNNNNNNNNNNNNNNNNNNNNNNNNNNNNNNNNNNNNNNNNNNNNNNNNNNNNNNNNNNNNNNNNNNNNNNNNNNNNNNNNNNNNNNNNNNNNNNNNNNNNNNNNNNNNNNNNNNNNNNNNNNNNNNNNNNNNNNNNNNNNNNNNNNNNNNNNNNNNNNNNNNNNNNNNNNNNNNNNNNNNNNNNNNNNNNNNNNNNNNNNNNNNNNNNNNNNNNNNNNNNNNNNNNNNNNNNNNNNNNNNNNNNNNNNNNNNNNNNNNNNNNNNNNNNNNNNNNNNNNNNNNNNNNNNNNNNNNNNNNNNNNNNNNNNNNNNNNNNNNNNNNNNNNNNNNNNNNNNNNNNNNNNNNNNNNNNNNNNNNNNNNNNNNNNNNNNNNNNNNNNNNNNNNNNNNNNNNNNNNNNNNNNNNNNNNNNNNNNNNNNNNNNNNNNNNNNNNNNNNNNNNNNNNNNNNNNNNNNNNNNNNNNNNNNNNNNNNNNNNNNNNNNNNNNNNNNNNNNNNNNNNNNNNNNNNNNNNNNNNNNNNNNNNNNNNNNNNNNNNNNNNNNNNNNNNNNNNNNNNNNNNNNNNNNNNNNNNNNNNNNNNNNNNNNNNNNNNNNNNNNNNNNNNNNNNNNNNNNNNNNNNNNNNNNNNNNNNNNNNNNNNNNNNNNNNNNNNNNNNNNNNNNNNNNNNNNNNNNNNNNNNNNNNNNNNNNNNNNNNNNNNNNNNNNNNNNNNNNNNNNNNNNNNNNNNNNNNNNNNNNNNNNNNNNNNNNNNNNNNNNNNNNNNNNNNNNNNNNNNNNNNNNNNNNNNNNNNNNNNNNNNNNNNNNNNNNNNNNNNNNNNNNNNNNNNNNNNNNNNNNNNNNNNNNNNNNNNNNNNNNNNNNNNNNNNNNNNNNNNNNNNNNNNNNNNNNNNNNNNNNNNNNNNNNNNNNNNNNNNNNNNNNNNNNNNNNNNNNNNNNNNNNNNNNNNNNNNNNNNNNNNNNNNNNNNNNNNNNNNNNNNNNNNNNNNNNNNNNNNNNNNNNNNNNNNNNNNNNNNNNNNNNNNNNNNNNNNNNNNNNNNNNNNNNNNNNNNNNNNNNNNNNNNNNNNNNNNNNNNNNNNNNNNNNNNNNNNNNNNNNNNNNNNNNNNNNNNNNNNNNNNNNNNNNNNNNNNNNNNNNNNNNNNNNNNNNNNNNNNNNNNNNNNNNNNNNNNNNNNNNNNNNNNNNNNNNNNNNNNNNNNNNNNNNNNNNNNNNNNNNNNNNNNNNNNNNNNNNNNNNNNNNNNNNNNNNNNNNNNNNNNNNNNNNNNNNNNNNNNNNNNNNNNNNNNNNNNNNNNNNNNNNNNNNNNNNNNNNNNNNNNNNNNNNNNNNNNNNNNNNNNNNNNNNNNNNNNNNNNNNNNNNNNNNNNNNNNNNNNNNNNNNNNNNNNNNNNNNNNNNNNNNNNNNNNNNNNNNNNNNNNNNNNNNNNNNNNNNNNNNNNNNNNNNNNNNNNNNNNNNNNNNNNNNNNNNNNNNNNNNNNNNNNNNNNNNNNNNNNNNNNNNNNNNNNNNNNNNNNNNNNNNNNNNNNNNNNNNNNNNNNNNNNNNNNNNNNNNNNNNNNNNNNNNNNNNNNNNNNNNNNNNNNNNNNNNNNNNNNNNNNNNNNNNNNNNNNNNNNNNNNNNNNNNNNNNNNNNNNNNNNNNNNNNNNNNNNNNNNNNNNNNNNNNNNNNNNNNNNNNNNNNNNNNNNNNNNNNNNNNNNNNNNNNNNNNNNNNNNNNNNNNNNNNNNNNNNNNNNNNNCCCAGCTGGCCAATCGGCCGTCGTTGATCTTAACAAAATTgataatacaaataatattctATGAAAtttcttcagcttcattTTATAACCAAAATACtctatgttattttatagtGTTCTTACTATATGAGGGCAATATTAACACCTTTATTACGTcttacaaaatatttatttatccaTATACCTACTATAAtaacattatttaatatgtctgcataaaaaattaaaccTTTAACCCAATGCTTACGGTAAaaaacattattatttgaaaaGTTTAATAACCTATTATGAATGGCATGATTATTCCAATTAAAGGGATGTATAAAagaaatataaacatttttactatttaaaatgtaaaaaattttgTACAACCTATATAAAGATATTGAAGTATAAGTTAAATCTATTATACAgctgttatttaaaattttatataaattattatcaaatttttttaaattattatatttatttatatgtatattattttcaaacaAATTATCAAAAGTCAaaaatttcatttattaaaaaaagtatCTATACCATCCAGAACCTACTGGTATGAAACtagaaaatataatattagaTTTAGAATCTACAGTCCAATCTACACTATGttcaaatataatatttttaaaaaacctTAAAGTTTCTTGAAAACttaatttagaaaaaaCACCACTATCAgttaaaacatatttagTTATACCTATTAAATAAGGTCTATACAGACAAATTTTTTcattacataaatataatgaattatttattatattcattaatttaatattaagaACATTTCCGTTAGCGTAATTACTACAAAATCCacttataatttttataaaagaagataatttattaattattataattatattagaatttaaaatttttatactatAACCTCTatacaaacaaattaaagaaaTTAATAAGCCGaaataatagtaaaataaagatataAAACAAGACTTATAAGAATTAAAACttttacaataaatatatttataaatattataaatataactatTACTTTCTAAATGCCCCCCAAAAGTAAGCgggaataaaattaaacctaaattgtaaaaattattttcaaaCCTACATTTAACactgtttaatttataatttccAACACCGTAAACACAATAATTACTAtcaaaaattttaatatctgatataatattaatattattataaaaattacaatcattaaaaatatttttatttatacctCCTTCAAAAATCTTATCTATGAAGGAAATATCCggttttttaattttattttcatctaaatcaatattgttttttacattatattttagcTTATTAAGTCTAAAAACACTATTATTAGATTTAGATAAAAAGTCAATATTTTTTCCTAtattatcaaatttatgtacatattttattttttctatattgttaatttttaaagtatataaataatcaatcaaaattttcattatcatttaataataaaataaataaattaaatgttttttaatattcataacattttaaatatttagtatgtttattattgttgattttaatgttactattaaaaatagtaatataaaatgtccCAAAACTCCAtaaactttttaaatttttaaataaattaataaatttaacattcatagtgttaaaaatatcaataatacaattatataCTTCAAATTTAACTAAATTGTTACaatcttttttaaaataattagtatatttAATGCAATTGTTTACATGTTTAACTTTACTTTTAATATAAGGTTTAAAtagtttattataaaaataatatttactaTTGTCAGTAATTTTATTATGAGACAAATGAGTTATATTACCTATACTACCACCTAAATGGAAAGTTCTTAATAACATTTGGGTACTTGGTTCCCCTAAAGCTTGTCCTGATATAACCCCTTTATTATATCCCATTAAtacattataattattaaaaatatttaaacaaaaagaacaaatagatttattattaaaacataaaaaaggtaaagataaaattttattgttgtcgcaatttttacatatatattttgtattacatttaatttcttTTATACTTACATCTCTTAAACtttctattaattttttagttaGATAACCAGAAGCGTATATATTAACACTACTGTCTAAAATGCTTTCACGAGTTTTAAAAGAAGCTAATATAAAATCTTTAAAAGTTAGCCCATATTGTAAATTACTTGAAAGAAAATAAggtaaattttttataccAGAGCTTCCCCTAAAGCAtgttaattgtataaattgtaaaaattttattttaaatttaaaatttaaataaaaacatatataattaaaaaaagaatCTTTTtccaaataaatatttaacaaatttaaaaatttactAAAATATTCATTCTTATTGTTACcagttaaataaaataaatttattggtatttgtttaaaatctGCAATATTAtaactaaaaatgaaatcAGAAGCGTATTCAAAACTTAAATTAACTATTTcttgtaaatatttttctatataagataaattaaataaagataaaaatttataattcttgtttattttcatttattttttattaaaattataatttaataatgaTCTACCATAAGtactataataaaaaaaattagaacTTCTAAGTAAAATAGGCGAATCTATTGATATACTTCTATTAAAATACTCCAAAACGTCTGTATAATTATTAGATATATAACtagttattaatttaaaataattataattagaTAAAGAATAATAACCAGCTAACATACCTTgagttaaattaaatacattatttttagttgtAGGTGAATGTAAATTAACTAAAGGTCCTAACATATGTAAAGCCTCGTTCATggaataattttttaaaagtgAAAATATTCCCATTTGATCCCCATCAAAATCAGCATTATAACCAGCGCATAGCAACGGGTTAAATTGAACTGACTCACCTTCAACCAACATAGGATTAAATACTTGAACATTCATTTTATGAAGTGTTGGGGCCCTATTAACTGTAACTGAATACTCAGGTAAAAGTTCTTCAAAAAATTCAAGTTTAtctaaaatattatgtcTATAAAAAGATGACtcataaaatgtattatcATTAACCTCTCCTTTTTCATGATGACGTCTAACACGGTGGTAGAGCATATCAGAAGGTAGTCCTACTGTTTGTAGAGGTAAAGACGGATAGGGCACAATAGTTGCTCTACCAGAATAATCTACTCTAAATCCTAATAAATTTTGTCTAAAAATACCGTATTTACCGTAaagtttattatataaatcattgttaaaattgaaaatatttttagatctataaaaatttaaaattacttcaattataaaatgtaaacataaaataacttttaaattataaatatatttttcttcattaATTAGCATATTATTAAGAGTTATTAAACCCGCATAAAGATAATTAAGATTAGAATTATGAGTTACTTTTCTATTATCAAATGAATAAGTTCTTAAACCTGCGGGCAAGATAGGAAATAATGTTATAAAAagtttttttataaatgttaaatcaCTTAAAagtttgttaaatttatcaaattttgTTTCAGTTACAGatttctttttttttaggaaagttaatttttttttaaatagttCTGCACATTTTGTTATCTTATAGAGagaatttataaaattacagaatttattttctacaATTACAgaattaacaaaaatattattgtaaaattttgtattattaattttagataatttattatttttgaaataatttactCTTAACgttttaaatgttttaaaaaattttataaaactattaaaataaaaattatttataataggaaagtttaaaaaaatagaagCAAATctatattttcttttaaaattagatatcataaatatacCACATTTAGGACATATTCTATTTAATATAGGGttttcattaaaaacagaaaTAAATCTGCATCTACGATTATAACACTTATAAAGTGGTCCAAAAATTTCTTCACAAAATATACCTCCAGGTCtaaatcttttatttttatgcaAAAGACCGGAAGATTTTGTAACAATCCCTACTATATAATTaccattattttttcttattaTAAGGTCACTTAACTCTTTAGAAGTCAAAATATCaagattaatatttttgtaaGACAACATTTAATTcgtataattaattatttttggaCTATTGCagaatttatatttattaaattcatctatatttattaaaatattttttaattctaaTGTTAAAACTTTAAAAGACTCAGAACATTCATGAGTAGtttcaaattttttaaataatttaatattagttTTTAATAACGATAATtcttgtatattatatgaAGAACCATGAGCCTCTAAAGCCCAAATTTCCATTTCACCGAATTTTTGACCACCACTAACATTTTTACCTTCAACTGGTTGTTGAGTCATGGAGTTGTATCTTCCTACCGTCCTATAattaaacttactttttGATGTAtgcattaattttaaataataaggaacagataaaaaattaaaattttttagCTTATATCCTGTTTTAAAGTCTCTTAAATAGTTTTCATTAATAGTGTTTATTAAACaactatttttatataaattataagaaTTATTcaataagttaaaatataaattagaatataaataagactcaaataaattaataggAGCTTTAGTTCtacaattataatttaaacttttataACCGCACACACCCTCTAAAAATTGACCTAAATTTATTCTAGCTAAAGAACCTATAGGGCTTGTAATAGAATAAGGACTAGAATCGTTAAATGTATAAGGTAAATCTATTGTTTCAGAAATTTTAGAAACTACACCTTTATTTCCGTGCCTACCACATAATTTATCTCCTATATTAATTCTATCTATTTTAGCAATAAAAAACCTTAATACCATATAAGAAATGTTTAAATCATCGTAAAAATCATCAGACTgttttaaatcataattagataaaatttcatatttaactaATCTACCTTCTCCTCCATGTTTAATTGTTaaagatttatttttagttaaaaGTACTTTTTCTTCTGGAAATAAAAGTCTTAAAAGTCTGTCAAAATATGTACTTTTATAATgatatatttcatattttattttaaaagatAATTCCTCTCCGGATAAAAAGTATTTATAATAAGTAGAAGAAtaatattcatatatttcTTCCTCatctatattttttttacctgaatctttaaaaaatttttgAACAACCAATTCTAAACAAtcaaatttttttaaatataaacaatcttcataaatattaaaagaTATAGAAGTTAAAATATCCTCTATTACTAAatctttatttataattatagcATCTTCATGCTCGTACCCGTCATAAAAACtataattaacaaaattgttaaaacCTATAGAAAAttctaaattttttaaatcgtTAGGTATTGCCAAAATTTTACCAACACATACTTTTTCTCCTTCCCATACTATAGGTTTATAAAGTAATATAGAATTATAGTCAACAACGTTAAAAggatataaataataataaattaatctaTCTTTATCGtctaaaattattattctaGAGCTGTCTACCTCTTGTACAACACCACTGCAcatagaataaataaatcttgacgataataaattatttactgtGTTATAATTAGTTATAACATAAGGATTATTAGAGTATAATAAAGGTATAGCTTGTGTGTGC from Theileria orientalis strain Shintoku apicoplast DNA, partial genome includes the following:
- a CDS encoding RpoC2-N-terminal, which translates into the protein MGYNKGVISGQALGEPSTQMLLRTFHLGGSIGNITHLSHNKITDNKKIKYVHKFDNIGKNIDFLSKSNNSVFRLNKLKYNVKNNIDLDENKIKKPDISFIDKIFEGGITKYVLTDSGVFSKLSFQETLRFFKNIIFEHSVDWTVDSKSNIIFSSFIPVGSGWYRYFF
- a CDS encoding DNA-directed RNA polymerase, whose translation is MENNEFKIINSTKKSNNKTLDILNVLSITELVIPFLFNNDPCRSLMGSKMHTQAIPLLYSNNPYVITNYNTVNNLLSSRFIYSMCSGVVQEVDSSRIIILDDKDRLIYYYLYPFNVVDYNSILLYKPIVWEGEKVCVGKILAIPNDLKNLEFSIGFNNFVNYSFYDGYEHEDAIIINKDLVIEDILTSISFNIYEDCLYLKKFDCLELVVQKFFKDSGKKNIDEEEIYEYYSSTYYKYFLSGEELSFKIKYEIYHYKSTYFDRLLRLLFPEEKVLLTKNKSLTIKHGGEGRLVKYEILSNYDLKQSDDFYDDLNISYMVLRFFIAKIDRINIGDKLCGRHGNKGVVSKISETIDLPYTFNDSSPYSITSPIGSLARINLGQFLEGVCGYKSLNYNCRTKAPINLFESYLYSNLYFNLLNNSYNLYKNSCLINTINENYLRDFKTGYKLKNFNFLSVPYYLKLMHTSKSKFNYRTVGRYNSMTQQPVEGKNVSGGQKFGEMEIWALEAHGSSYNIQELSLLKTNIKLFKKFETTHECSESFKITKCAELFKKKLTFLKKKKSVTETKFDKFNKLLSDLTFIKKLFITLFPILPAGLRTYSFDNRKVTHNSNLNYLYAGFRVDYSGRATIVPYPSLPLQTVGLPSDMLYHRVRRHHEKGEVNDNTFYESSFYRHNILDKLEFFEELLPEYSVTVNRAPTLHKMNVQVFNPMLVEGESVQFNPLLCAGYNADFDGDQMGIFSLLKNYSMNEALHMLGPLVNLHSPTTKNNVFNLTQGMLAGYYSLSNYNYFKLITSYISNNYTDVLEYFNRSISIDSPILLRSSNFFYYSTYGRSLLNYNFNKK